ACAGGGTGGtcaagggatgggatggggccaGAGGGGCTGCCCTGCTGCTTGTACCCTGCTAGGAAAGGCACGCTGAGCCGCAGTGCTCTCCTCGTCCTCCTGGCCGGTGGCTTCATGAGCTTCAGCCGGGAGCTGGGGTCCCCCGAGATGGTGATCATTGGCCGCTCCATCACAGGGCTCCACTCAGGTaggtgctgcagggctgtgcaTGGCCCCTTCCTCATGGCTCTGTCCCCTACAGCCCATTCCCAGGGGGCTAGAGTCATGGTCATGGTCATCCCCCATGGTCACAGGTTCTGTGATGGGGGTCTCCATGGGGCAGAGAGGGACACCTCCCTGGCCATGCATCCCCGCTGTGGATGGTGCTGGGCATGGGAGGAGATGCACTGAGGGTCTGGCTGGGCACCCTCCTCCTGGCTGCCTCTCCCATCCCAgtcctcctgtccccccccaggtaTCTGTCTCAGCGTGGTGCCCCTCTACCTGGGAGAAATTGCCCCCAAGAGCCTGCGGGGTTTCCTGGGCCTCGTGCCCACCATCTTCATCTGCCTGGGGGTTTTCTTCGCACAGGTCCTGGGCCTCCCGGAGCTGCTGGGCGAGGTGAGCACAATACCCCACATGTGCACTGGACCCTACTCTGTCCTTCCTGTGACACGTGCTGTTTTGACTTCTCTCAGGACAGGTTCTGGCCTCTTTTCCTGTCGGTGGTGGTcattcccacctccctccagctcctgctgctgcactgcTTCCCTGAGAGCCCACGGTACCTGCTGATAGAGAGAAACGACGTCTGCAGGGCCACTGAGGGTGAGGGGATGTCCTGGGGTGGGGACTAGCTCCGGGAGGTGCTGGGTGCTTGTCCAAGGTCTCCCAAGACCAAGGTGCatcctcacagcatccttccaCGCCCAGACCTGACAGCCCACCATAGTCCTTATGCTTCAGCCCTTCACTCCTACCTAGTTGCGCCATAGCATTTCCAGGGTGCCCACCACCATGGTGTCAGGCATCTCCTCGGTTCCTACGGATGCTCAGCCCCATGGGTCAGGGAGGTCCCCTGGGGAGGCTGAgccaagcccctgccctgtgccctaCCTATGAGCATCCACGCTGTGATGGGGGGATGCATGCCTGTGACTCCCACTCTCCCCACAGCGCTGCACCGGTTCCTGGGGACACCCGACGTGCAGGATGTGATCGAGGAGATGAAGGAGGAGCAGCGGTCGCTCTCCTCTGTGGAGATGGTCTCCGTCTGGCAGTTGCTGCGAGACCGCTCCGTCCGCTGGCAAACCGTTTCGGTGGTGGTGGTGAATGCCGGCATGCAGCTCTCGGGGATCGATGCCGTAAGCCCTGCGGGGTCCTtgcccctggctctgcaggggctgagctgagacctggcAACTCATTTCACCAAGCACCCCATGGCTGCATCCCCCCGGCTCACGCTAAGTCCCCCTCCTCGGCAGATCTGGTTTTACACCAACACCATCTTCGAGAACGCCGGGATCCCCGTCTCCGAGATCCCCTACACCACCGTGGGCACTGGCGCCATCGAAGTTGTCGCGGGGCTGATCGGGGTGAgtgacggacggacagacggatgcAGCCCCTCGGTGGCACAGCCTtgtccccagctcccagcaccatcaaacaggggctgctggagggacCCCAAATGCTGTCCGTGCCACAGCACAGCCCCTTTTCTGAGGGACAGAGGGTTTGGCAGGAAAATTTGGGGAGATGGGATGAGAGGGGGTCAATTTGTCGGGTCACATCTAGGAGGGGCTGGAGAATTTTGGGGTGAGGGGGTAGCAGGGaggttgggggaagatgccaggcaggagcagggtgggggTGATGGAAGGGGCTAAGCAGTTCCTTCTGGCTCCcaatttcatggtcactctgttAGCAGAGCCACATGTCTCCATCTGCCCCCCCAGCCTAGCACTGGCCTGGCCTGGGGCTAgcagccctggccccccccccagccaggcctCATTTAGCTGGAGAGTTAGCACTGGGCCAGGCAGATTTATGGCCCTCGTCCCATCTGCGAGTGTCACCCGGGGCCAGCCCAAGCCACTCAGCACTAAATCCGCTCCCTGACAATTagagggatggatgggggggTGGCTTCTCCCAGAAAACCGGGGCTGAGTGGGaagctgctcccctctccccgtaGCTCAACCCACGGCAGAGTGGGGCCCCTCgatcccccccctgcccctccaaaggctgcccccttctcccctgccctggccatggggccaccccagcccccggcagccgcccggCGTGCAGCCGGATTGCTCGGGAGCAGCCCCACAAACGGCCCCCGACGGACGTGCCGAGATTGGTTATAAAATTACAGGCATTTGTTCTGCTGTCAAtaccctgcctgctccagccgccgccgccgcgccgcctgcCCGCGCCCGGCCTCCTCTGCCCGCTGCCCCGCCAACACCCCatgcccagcccagcacctccgCTCGGGCCCGACCCCATCCAGCCCCCAGCCCGCGCCCTAACGGGGCTCTGCGGGACCCCACTGCCTCCCGGTGCCTGCTCACCCCGGGAGTCCTGGCTCTTCCCGTGCCCCCACCCCAACCCTGGAGCTctaagctggggctgcccccaaCCCCCAGGTACCACTGGGAGCATCCTCCCACCTTCAGCTGGATCTGGGGTTCAGGGGGTGCCGCCGACCTGGTGGGGagctccccacccaccccaccccccatcaGTCTCTGCTCTCCCTCGGCAGTGCTTCACCATCGAGAAGCTGGGCCGGCGGCCACTCATCATCACCGGCTTCTGCACCATGGGTATCTGCTCTGCTGGCATCActgtctccctgctgctgcaggtagGGTCTGGCCACCGCCACCCCCCTGGGCCACTGATAGGGCCAGGGCTGGAGCTCTATGTTCATTAATGAGAGCTGGGTGATGAAAGGATGGGTATCACCCCAGGGGAGGGGGCGTGCATGCAAATGGGAGGTGAGATGGCTCTTCCAAGCAAAGTTTTCCCTCCAAAGTTAAAGGGGGGGAAAATTCagagcaaacaacaaaaaagagaagccAAATCCATGAGAAAAATCCTGCCGCTTCTGATAGCTCTTCTGCAGAAATAgttgtccccagggaggtggctgtGAAATGCCATGGAGGTGGAGAGGTCTGCAGGgtccttcctctgctgcctgctcccagaGGATGATCCCGCAGCTCTGGGGATGTCTCAGCATCACGAGTTGCTGAGCTTTGTCGAGGCTGACCCTCACCAGTTTTGCCCCAAGCCACCCATTGCTGGTCTGCGCCTCCCCCATGTGTCCTGCATGGCCACTGTCCTCAAGGGCCACTGCTGAGCCGAGGGGCAGGCGTGAAGCCCAGTCCTGGGGACGCTGGGCATGAAGCTCAGGGCCACCACCCCTGCAGcgtcccccagccccgtgtccccccgcagACTGACCTGCCCTGGATGCGCTACGTCAGCGTCGTCTGCGTGGTCGGCATCATCGCCGGCTTCTGCATGGGACCAGGTGGGTCTGGggccggagggagccgggggcggtggggtgggaatgggggtctcagggggagcaggggggtttGCAGGCAGGTGGCAGGACCAGCACCTTggccccttccccacagccagaccctggtTTACCATGCTGCTCCCCATGAACAAGACCCCACCACAAGCCCCTCCAGCACCTTACGTCCCCGGGGCACACACCAacacctcctcctcatccctgctcctggGCCAAGTGGGGAGAAAgccctggcagccttccccagaCCTCTCTGGAGGTGTCATCTGCTCCCACGACAGGGCGGCTGGTGAGCATCGTCCTGCCCCTAACCCAGCACTGGTGTGAGGGCGGGCTCGGACAGCAAGGAGTGAAACCTGGACTGGTTTACCCAGTTGATGTATTAGCAGAGCTGTTAACAGATCTATAATTCATCTTCAGCCCTGACTTTATTCACTGTAATTACATCTTTAATTAGGATTTTAATGGCTCATTGTTCACAAACAATGATGAATaggagttttaaaacaaaaaaatatatgtctCTACTCTGGGCAAGCTGTGAGTAAGAGTCCATCAGGGCCTCTTCTCTTCCTTCACTTACTGACACTTTCTTTTGGTCTGTCTTTTCCGTTGGAGCACCGTTTATAAAGAGGTCCCAGGCAGTGGGACCCAACCCGTGTCACCACGTCAAATACAGtcccctgccacatccctgtCTGCCCTGGGATGTGCGCTGGACCTTGGATCCTGCCCTCCAGCAAAGGGACTGTCCTGGGACCCAGGGTTGCCAGCTCAGTGACACACGGCAGGAGGAGCTGAGTCCTTTCAGGAGAAGTAGCTATAGCCTTTGTCCAGTTTTTAGTAGCCACACTGGCTTGGGTCTTCATCTTCAGtcattctgtctttttttttccacagtacaACTTGGGAAAAGCCAGTTGGTAAATTTCTGTGTCCTGCAGGAAATTCTGGTGCTCGGAAATGTGGTCGCTTCTTTCCTGTCCAAATCAGCCACGGTGCCCAAGCTTTTAGGTGCTCGATAGAAAGAAATTTGCTAAACCGTTTTGATTGAGGGAGGCTAGAAGGGGCGTTATGGGCAGCACCAAAACCATGTTTCTCTGTGCCTGTGATCtacatgaaatttaaaatatcagcatttAGGCAAACTATTGCAAGATGAGGATCCAGATGAAATGCTCCACCTTGACTTTGACTCAGTCTGAAACTTTCCAATCCAGTACCTTGTGAAATTGGCCTCAGCGCTCAGCAAGGTGCACCTGTGGTATTGCCGGGGGGACATCACTCACCCACTGATACGGGTCCCAAAGGGAGATCAAGGGCATGACGCTGGTCCACCCATCCCGGTGCTCCCTgtctcccccagccctcccaacACCACCACTTTGACCTGTGGGTCCTGCTGGGCTCCAGCCCTGTGGCTGCGGGGCTGAGACAGGCAGGACCTGTCGACCCTGGGGGGTGCCTGAGGCAACCTGTCCCCCAGACCCTCAACCTGTCCCCTCCCTCCGCAGCTGGTGTCCCCTTCCTGATGACAGCCGAGCTCTTCACGCAGTCGCACCGCCCAGCCGCCTACGTCGTGGGGGGGTCCCTCAACTGGTTTTGCAACTTCACCATCGGCTTCATCTTCCCCTTCTTGCAGGTACCAGTCCAGaggggcaaggggaggaggaggggatggacacggctctgctgctcccccagGACAGTGTGCCAAGCCAGGCTTAACCCCAGGGATGCCCCCGCTCCTGGCTCAGCTCGTTGCTGGCCGGAGCCAGCCCAGGGAAGGGTGACAGGAGGGGACACTGCCTCGTACCATGCCCAGGTCAGGAGTGCCTGGCTCTGCCCCGTCCCTGCTCTCTTCTTGTCCCCAGATGTCAGCTGGTGCCTTTTGCTACCTGGTTTTCTGTGGCGTCTGCCTGCTGGTGGCCCTGTACGTCTACATCATCATCCCCGAGACCAAGAACAAAACCTTCATGGAGATCAGCCACATCTTCACCACCCGccactccctcctctccctcccaaccCACCTCATCGGGATGATGAAGCTTGATGGCTATGGGGCCTtggagagcagctccctggagGTCTCGGGCTCCAGCCTGCCCTGATATGCCCCCACCTCCCACTGTGAGACCACTGccctggcggggctgggggggctggggatggCGGAGGAggcttggggctggggagggaagtgaGAGCCAGTTTGTTTGGACTCCaccagctcagcatcccccagGACATCTCACCGCACTGCAGCCTGTGGCCAGGATGAGATCCGATGGTGTGCCAGGGCTGCACCGACCACTGTGCATCACCCCCATGCTGGAAAAGATGCCTTCCCACAGACAGGGGGTCCTCCTGGGGGTAGGGGGTTCACATTGCTGCTGGGCACATGGACTCGCCAAGGGCTGCCCGCGCAAGGTATTTAATAAAGAACATCGTCTCCAGAGCTGGCGTCTGGCAGGCACAACCTGGGATGGCAGAGAGCTGGGAGGTGTGGGTGCTTCCCTAGTGCCATGAGCagcaggatgggatggggggcttctcctcctccccactgtgCCTGGCTGGGAAGGTCAGAGTCTCCCCACATTTCCTAGGATGGGTGGCTGCGGTGGCTCCTGGGCTTTGGCATTTTGCTCCACATTGGTCATGCAAACACAGGCTGAGTTGGAAAAGGGCCACGGAGCAGCTCAGAGCTGGAGGTGACCGTCCAGCCACcatgccccaccaccaccacgccccaccaccaccacccccagcctgcaGGCAGCCCCTCGCTGCCCAGCCCTGCATGCTGGCCCTGCAGAGAGCATTCCTGTGGGACCTCTGCACCCTCCCAAACTCTGCTGAGGACAAAGGGGTCCTGGGTGTACCCCCATCCCCTTGCTGCACCCCATGAGTTGCTGTCACCCTACGGTGCTCTCCAAGCATGACCTCTCCCATCTCTCTGCCCTGGATCCTGTGGTGAGGGCTACCCTGTTTCCTGGAGCTGCCATGGACACAGCTACTCATGTGGCCCAGGACCCTCAGGAGCTCCCATcaacaccatggggacagggagtcCCAGGCCAGCAGACCTTCGGGGAGCTGCCGTTTGCAGGGAAACTACAATATTTTGCTCTGGTAGGTGGTAAAAGCTGGGTGGTGGAGAGGGCTGCGTGGCCAAAGCCCTCTAGTGCCAACACAGACATGATTTATTTTGTTGCAGATACTTTAGCCCTCTTTTTTCCAGCTCCCCACTCCACGATGGGCCCATGGCTTGCACGTTTGGTGCTCATGGCCTCTTGTTGGTGTGCTGGGCTCCAGCCCATGCGAGGAGCTCACCCTTTCTGCATCACTTGGCAAAGCCTCGGGGTGTCTCcaggggtgggtgggtgctgggtcCCCCAGTGCCAGTCCCAGCCCCTCCATCCTCAGCAGCTGGTTGGGGTTCTCCTGCAGCTCAAGCTGTTTAAGGGACATCAGTCAAAGCAGGGGTCATGGCTCCACAGCATCAGCCGCTTCCCACTCCGTCTCCCTCCCGACTCGGCTGCTCTCGGCAGCAGAACAGAGCGGTAAATATGTGCAGCATTACATATGTATAATGGAGTGTAAATAACCCCAAAAAGTGCATTGTAAATAGACTCCAAGTTTATCCTTTATTAATGAGGCACTGAGTGCCCTGCTGTTTTAGAGCAGCGAGACTTTCATAATATCAAAACCTAAATTACACTTGTGTCTCTCATTCCCAGCAAACGACAGCATCATTTCAGGCCTCTTTGccacttgtatttatttattctggtatttatttctctctcccacCCAGCATGTGGGGCAGCTTGGAAGATGCCTCCTACCCCCCATGTGGGAGTCAATGGCCCCCCCTGGGAGCAGCCCCCCCTCCGCGTGTCCGAGGAGCCAGAGTATTGCCTTATGGCCAAGGACTGCTCTATGCTGGCTGGTGAGATGGGACAGACCTGGGAAACATGGGGTTGGGCCCCATTTCTGCCAGGTCTTCAGACACCACCAGAGCCAGAATTCCCCTCTTTCCAAGGATTGGAGGTCACTGGCAAAGTTCTATGGTGCCTTTTGGGTGCGTTTGCTCTTGGGGAGCCTTGTGAGGGTACCGGCCAAGGGACATCCTCCTTCCATCAGGACCTAGAAGGGTGGGAGCAAGGAAACCCCATGCTTGTGGGACAGTAGCTTctcatcagctttttctttagGATGTTGGGGCAGGATCTCTGTTTGGGGCTGTCAGTCCAAGCTGTCCCTCTGCAATGGGTCTGGTACTCTTGCAAAAGCAGGATTTGGGATTCCCCTCTGCTTGCCCTGCCCAAGGAGGCATTCCCAACCACTTTTCTGCAAGCTTCTTGGGAAGTGTATGGCTGGGTGGGCTCCAAGCTGCTTCCCCATGTCCAAAGCAGCTCTCTGGATTTAGGCCTCCAAAAGCACTGGTTCTGCTTGGTGAGGGTAGGGCTGTATCCTCTAGCAGTGTCCAAACTGACCTTGAAAGATTGGAGAAGGTGCAAAGAAAAGTCTGAGAAATTACTTTGATGCCTGGAAGTGCTCCTGATCCTCTTATGGTTTGCAGAAATGAAGAAGAAGGTGACCTACTCCAAATGCTTAAGTGTCTTCTTGTAATGTGCCCAACGCTAAAGGGAGGGTGAGTTTAAGCATTGAGGTATACACCTGGAGGGCTGGACCTCACCCCAGCCAAACTGGAATGGGAACAAAGGCCCCAGTTTGAACTCTCCAGATACTTTGAAATGCGTCCCTCAAGGAAATGGTGATGGCCCATCACTGGGTATCTCCAGATCCTGCAGGGAAGCTCTCCTGCAGGGTACCTGGCTCAGGGTGAATGGTCACATCCTGACCGGGAAGCTGATGAAAGCTTGTTGGGACACACACTGGTGTCCCTGTGCCAGCACTGATGGTGAGGCAGTAAGTGTCCCCAGGCTGTGGCTAGACAAGCCAAGGAGCATTCTCACTCTGCCAGTGCTCGTGATCCCTATGGCTCCAGCAGGGATGGGCTGCTGGGGGATGGATCCTGGTAACGACAGGGACCCACTAGGCTTCTGAGGCTGAAACTTTCCTGTACTGATTTCAGCAGGTGCCCTAACAGAGAACTGTCCCTGTCACCTCAGCAGGGGtgccttttcttccccaaaatctCACCTGACTGCAGAGGCTCCATCAGGGACCACTTTTGAGTAGGATGCTGTTCCTGCATGCTCCGAGCTGGGTGaacaccctgctcctgcctccttctACGTGGAGAAAAGGGAGCTGGAGCAGCACTCCTCTGGCCCACGGAAGTGGGCGCGGGATTGGTCCTGGCCTTGTCTTACCAACAGAGGAGAGGTTCCAGGGCCAAGCATCTCTGTAAGGTGGCTTGCTGCTCGATGGTACCCAAAACTGTCTCACGCCCTGGCCTTGAGGACCCCAAAGCAACTTGAGGTGCTGCGGTGGAGGGCAGAGCTCCCAGCACAACCCCTTCCCTGGCTTTAGTCCAGGTGGGTTCATGCACACTTTCCTTGGCCATGCTTCCAGTGCAAAGATTGCACCCCCAAAATCAGGAACACCCCCAAGATGAGTAGTTctgggatgcagggagaggctcTCGGCACAGCTCCAGGGCATCTTCTGCCTGGGAAGGGTGATTTCAGCCAGGAATGGGTCCTCTTGCACCTTCTCATGTTTTTGCTTTGCACAGTGGTGGCAGAAGTCCCTCAGGGAAGGGGACAATGACACGGCGGTGGCAGCATGTCCCttccaggtgccacagccccatgCACACCCTCGTGCTACAGTAAATCTGGCTCGCTCCCGGCTGAAAGTCATCCCACAGCAGGGTCTCCCCAGGCTGAGCCCACAGCTCTCAGCGCCTTAAAGCGCAGAGCTGGCTCCAGTCGAGCCTGCATTCCACATGGGCTCTGGTCAAGTGCCTTTCCGCAGGGAAAAACCTAAaatgggtgattttttttaactgtgttctGGGTAAGGGGCACTGAGCTGAAACCCAGCACTTCGGAGGGGTGGAGgacagtgatttgtttttttcaaaaacctaaaatatttcttCGGCATCAACCAGACCCCCtcagcctcttaaaaaaaaagatgatgaacaATTTAAGGGCAtatttgggggtgtgtgtgtggaaaaaaaggtGTTGGTTAccctatagaaaaaaataatacttatgTATTAATGCTGGCAGGTTCACGTCCGGCGCTCTGTGGGAGCAGATCTCGGCAGCGGatgcagggggctggggctggtccgGGTGCGGGTGCCTGGCATTGGGGTGGCCGAGGCGAGGATGCCTGGTGtcgtggtggccgaggtggctaAGGCTAGAATGTCCGGCATGGGGGTGGCCAAGGCAAGGGTGCCCGGCGGAGGGTGCGCACCAGCAGATGGCACTCCCAGAATTTATTGCTACAGCAAGCTGCCTCTCGGAGAGCAGTCATGTAGGAGATGTCCTATTATATGGGCAGTTGACTTTAATAGTCATTGTGTGCttaaagcacagcaaaacaacagtgggaaaaaaaaaaaaaaaaatccccactccACTTGGATGGCCcttttccccccagccctgctagTCTATTtgtacagtaaattaaaaatatgaatcaCTTCTCTCTACTGCCTCCCCAAACACTCATCCTGTCAGGCTCTGTGTTGTCTTCATTTGTATTACCTTAATTTAATGTTAATTATGTTCTTCATTTACAAAGAACAAGCATTTACACTCCCTGTCTGGGGATTTTCCACGCTCGCGGTCTCCACAGACTGGGAGGCGAAGGGGAGCGGCGAAGGCagcggtgctggggagggggctgttaGCACGGCTGCgggaatggggcgggggggagcggggatgcCACCCCCTGAATGAACCGGTAATGATGAGCGCTATTGCCTTTCGATTTATGAAACCGTATTGCTGCCTGTGCTTAAATTCCCCCtaataaatcctttttaaaagGTCCTCGGCCAATGGAGGGCAGTGATTTATGGCGGGGAGCTGGGGCGGAGGGGGGTTTGGTGGCAGGGTTTGCTGCCGGGGGGCCTGGGGACCCGTCTGGGGATGTCATGGGGCTGGGAGCCTGGCCACCACCGGGCGGCTCTGAGATAGCTT
The sequence above is drawn from the Chroicocephalus ridibundus chromosome 6, bChrRid1.1, whole genome shotgun sequence genome and encodes:
- the LOC134517162 gene encoding LOW QUALITY PROTEIN: solute carrier family 2, facilitated glucose transporter member 5-like (The sequence of the model RefSeq protein was modified relative to this genomic sequence to represent the inferred CDS: deleted 1 base in 1 codon) produces the protein MPACQCHPTVHLTPPPARGGRLPDSSSGRSGASNEPRGTRAACPALPFLSLPFLSLSSFHLKMGETSQAAGPGLPSSHRPPPPPPPPSPGSSCSLAPTVGKGTPRPGGDISGHLTFPLLSVTFLVSFGSSMLYGYNLAVVNSPAAHIKAFYNATWSQRYGHGLASGSLTLLYSLTVSIFAVGGLVGSLLVGVLVERYGRKGTLSRSALLVLLAGGFMSFSRELGSPEMVIIGRSITGLHSGICLSVVPLYLGEIAPKSLRGFLGLVPTIFICLGVFFAQVLGLPELLGEDRFWPLFLSVVVIPTSLQLLLLHCFPESPRYLLIERNDVCRATEALHRFLGTPDVQDVIEEMKEEQRSLSSVEMVSVWQLLRDRSVRWQTVSVVVVNAGMQLSGIDAIWFYTNTIFENAGIPVSEIPYTTVGTGAIEVVAGLIGCFTIEKLGRRPLIITGFCTMGICSAGITVSLLLQTDLPWMRYVSVVCVVGIIAGFCMGPAGVPFLMTAELFTQSHRPAAYVVGGSLNWFCNFTIGFIFPFLQMSAGAFCYLVFCGVCLLVALYVYIIIPETKNKTFMEISHIFTTRHSLLSLPTHLIGMMKLDGYGALESSSLEVSGSSLP